A region of bacterium DNA encodes the following proteins:
- a CDS encoding transporter substrate-binding domain-containing protein, with protein MRPIAILLLLASVFALSAAAQTVPAKHDLPEIKAAGQLRHLGIPYANFITGAGDGLDVDLVKMFCREIGVEYVYVETDWSRTYSDVTGLAFTRKGNEVTITGPAEVRGDMIAHGMTDLAWRRELVNFAEPMFPTQIWLIAPATAKIAPIAPTGTLDGDIALTYRLINGISVLAKPNTCLDPKLYDLSGHGAIVVNYEGSLNHMAPNLLGGMADLTILDVPDALVALRRWQGKIKILGPLSEPQYMAAAFPKNSPQLEAAFAAFLNRCQADGTYDALVRKYYPGVWTYFPDFFTTGGSVQ; from the coding sequence ATGCGTCCGATCGCGATCCTGCTGCTGCTGGCCAGCGTCTTCGCCCTGAGCGCCGCCGCACAGACCGTGCCTGCGAAGCATGACCTGCCGGAGATCAAGGCGGCCGGGCAGCTGCGCCACCTGGGCATTCCCTACGCGAACTTCATCACCGGCGCCGGCGACGGGCTCGATGTCGACCTGGTGAAGATGTTCTGCCGCGAGATCGGCGTGGAGTACGTCTACGTGGAGACCGACTGGAGCCGCACGTACTCCGATGTCACCGGCCTGGCGTTCACGCGCAAGGGCAACGAGGTGACCATCACCGGGCCGGCCGAGGTGCGCGGCGACATGATCGCCCACGGCATGACCGACCTGGCGTGGCGGCGCGAGCTCGTCAACTTCGCCGAGCCGATGTTCCCCACGCAGATCTGGCTGATCGCGCCGGCCACTGCGAAGATCGCGCCCATCGCGCCGACCGGGACGCTCGACGGCGACATCGCGCTCACCTACCGGCTCATCAACGGCATCAGTGTGCTGGCCAAGCCCAACACCTGCCTGGACCCGAAGCTGTACGACCTGAGCGGCCACGGCGCCATCGTCGTCAACTACGAGGGCAGCCTCAACCACATGGCGCCGAACCTCCTGGGCGGCATGGCCGACCTCACGATCCTCGACGTGCCCGACGCGCTGGTGGCGCTGCGGCGGTGGCAGGGCAAGATCAAGATCCTGGGCCCGCTCTCCGAGCCCCAGTACATGGCCGCGGCTTTCCCGAAGAACTCGCCGCAGCTGGAGGCCGCGTTTGCGGCGTTCCTGAACCGCTGCCAGGCCGACGGCACCTATGACGCGCTGGTGCGCAAGTACTACCCCGGCGTGTGGACGTACTTCCCCGACTTCTTCACCACCGGTGGCAGCGTGCAATGA